A section of the Phycodurus eques isolate BA_2022a chromosome 4, UOR_Pequ_1.1, whole genome shotgun sequence genome encodes:
- the klhl32 gene encoding kelch-like protein 32 isoform X4, whose translation MEGGVTNTAQYQNRLMVYEPEQDQWLARSPMLQRRVYHVMAAVRRKLYVLGGNDLDYNNDRILVRHIDSYNLDVDQWTRCSFSLLTGQNESGVAVHDDRIYVVGGYSIWTNEPLACIQVLDLSREGKEEVFYGPTLPFASNGIATCFLPAPYFTCPNLQTLQVPHHRIGAV comes from the exons ATGGAAG GTGGGGTGACAAACACAGCTCAGTACCAGAATCGCCTGATGGTATACGAGCCAGAACAG GACCAGTGGTTAGCACGCAGTCCCATGTTGCAGAGGCGGGTGTACCACGTCATGGCAGCGGTGAGAAGGAAGCTTTACGTGCTTGGGGGGAATGACCTGGACTACAATAACGACCGCATTCTGGTGCGCCACATCGACTCTTACAACCTGGACGTGGACCAGTGGACACGTTGCTCCTTCAGCCTACTCACAG gtcaaaatgagtctggaGTGGCGGTCCACGATGACAGGATCTATGTGGTTGGAGGGTACTCTATTTGGACCAATGAGCCTCTGGCATGCATTCAG GTGCTGGATCTCAGTCGAGAGGGAAAAGAGGAAGTTTTCTACGGGCCAACATTGCCGTTTGCCTCAAATGGGATAGCAACTTGTTTCCTCCCAGCTCCATATTTCACATGCCCCAACCTTCAGACACTCCAAGTACCCCATCACAGGATTGGTGCTGTTTAA